Proteins co-encoded in one Prunus persica cultivar Lovell chromosome G6, Prunus_persica_NCBIv2, whole genome shotgun sequence genomic window:
- the LOC109949515 gene encoding uncharacterized protein LOC109949515 isoform X1, whose product MNLNRRHPPTLIHKMSNAVALPCLGIVSMARRPRQTAKTKPSKIPPPSTTSIGFGTKRREQTWQCIEGCGACCKLEKGPSFATPEEIFNNPTDVELYRSMVGADGWCVNFDKGTRKCLIYNDRPYFCRVEAEVFQSLYGINEKKFNKEACRSCRDTIKSVYGPHSKELVNFNSAVTSSSSSNGC is encoded by the exons ATGAACCTGAACCGCCGCCATCCTCCAACTCTTATCCACAAAATGTCTAACGCAGTGGCTTTGCCCTGTCTTGGCATAGTCAGCATGGCACGCCGGCCACGTCAGACGGCCAAGACAAAGCCAAGCAAAATCCCGCCGCCGTCGACGACGAGTATCGGGTTCGGGACGAAGAGGAGGGAGCAGACGTGGCAGTGCATAGAGGGTTGTGGAGCTTGCTGCAAGCTCGAAAAAGGTCCCTCCTTTGCCACCCCTGAAGAAATCTTCAATAACCCAACTGACGTTGAG CTTTACAGAAGCATGGTGGGTGCAGATGGGTGGTGTGTGAACTTCGACAAAGGCACACGCAAGTGCTTAATTTACAATG ATCGTCCCTATTTTTGTCGTGTGGAGGCAGAGGTTTTTCAATCACTGTATGGGATTAATGAGAAGAAGTTCAACAAGGAGGCCTGCAG GAGCTGCAGGGACACCATAAAGTCTGTTTATGGTCCTCATTCAAAAGAGTTGGTTAACTTCAACAGCGCAGTAACTTCAAGCTCCAGCAGCAATGGTTGTTAA
- the LOC109949515 gene encoding uncharacterized protein LOC109949515 isoform X2 — MNLNRRHPPTLIHKMSNAVALPCLGIVSMARRPRQTAKTKPSKIPPPSTTSIGFGTKRREQTWQCIEGCGACCKLEKGPSFATPEEIFNNPTDVELYRSMVGADGWCVNFDKGTRKCLIYNEVFQSLYGINEKKFNKEACRSCRDTIKSVYGPHSKELVNFNSAVTSSSSSNGC; from the exons ATGAACCTGAACCGCCGCCATCCTCCAACTCTTATCCACAAAATGTCTAACGCAGTGGCTTTGCCCTGTCTTGGCATAGTCAGCATGGCACGCCGGCCACGTCAGACGGCCAAGACAAAGCCAAGCAAAATCCCGCCGCCGTCGACGACGAGTATCGGGTTCGGGACGAAGAGGAGGGAGCAGACGTGGCAGTGCATAGAGGGTTGTGGAGCTTGCTGCAAGCTCGAAAAAGGTCCCTCCTTTGCCACCCCTGAAGAAATCTTCAATAACCCAACTGACGTTGAG CTTTACAGAAGCATGGTGGGTGCAGATGGGTGGTGTGTGAACTTCGACAAAGGCACACGCAAGTGCTTAATTTACAATG AGGTTTTTCAATCACTGTATGGGATTAATGAGAAGAAGTTCAACAAGGAGGCCTGCAG GAGCTGCAGGGACACCATAAAGTCTGTTTATGGTCCTCATTCAAAAGAGTTGGTTAACTTCAACAGCGCAGTAACTTCAAGCTCCAGCAGCAATGGTTGTTAA